One genomic window of Williamwhitmania sp. includes the following:
- the def gene encoding peptide deformylase: MILPVYVYGSSVLRKVAEEISPSYHGLKELIGSMFETMYTSDGVGLAAPQIGKSIRLFIIDADPLVEDYPDLEGFKRVFINAHIVERSGEPWYFNEGCLSIPNLREDVRREETVRMQYLDENFQPHDEVFSSIAARIIQHEYDHIDGILFVDRLAPLRKRMIQGKLSSISKGRFTSSYKTKLG; encoded by the coding sequence ATGATATTACCAGTTTACGTTTATGGTTCATCAGTATTAAGAAAGGTTGCTGAGGAAATAAGCCCATCCTATCACGGTTTAAAGGAGTTGATAGGCAGTATGTTCGAAACGATGTACACCTCGGATGGAGTTGGGTTAGCTGCACCGCAGATTGGTAAGTCCATTAGGCTGTTTATTATTGATGCCGATCCTTTGGTGGAAGACTATCCCGATCTGGAAGGGTTTAAGCGTGTTTTTATCAATGCCCATATTGTTGAACGTAGTGGAGAACCTTGGTATTTCAACGAAGGTTGCTTAAGTATTCCGAACCTTAGGGAAGATGTTCGTAGGGAGGAGACGGTGCGTATGCAATACCTCGACGAAAATTTTCAGCCACATGATGAGGTTTTTAGCAGCATTGCCGCGCGCATTATTCAGCACGAGTACGATCACATTGATGGAATACTATTTGTTGACAGGCTTGCACCACTGCGAAAAAGAATGATTCAGGGTAAACTTAGCTCAATTTCCAAGGGCCGTTTTACCTCTTCGTACAAAACTAAGTTAGGCTAG
- the ruvX gene encoding Holliday junction resolvase RuvX — MGRIVGIDYGRKRVGVAITDTLQIVAQGITTVHSSEIIDYLKDYFSKEDVELVVVGYPRQMNNTPSEGARFVQEFLNRMKKVFPDMPVSLVDERFTSKIATRAILDSGAKKKERMNKELVDMVSASLILQSYLEARSYRKND; from the coding sequence GTGGGGAGGATTGTTGGAATTGATTATGGTCGAAAGCGGGTTGGCGTTGCAATAACCGATACCTTACAAATTGTAGCTCAAGGTATTACTACGGTACATTCTTCTGAAATTATTGACTATCTTAAGGATTATTTTTCTAAGGAAGACGTTGAATTAGTGGTTGTTGGATATCCTCGACAGATGAATAATACCCCAAGTGAAGGTGCCCGTTTCGTTCAGGAGTTTTTGAACAGGATGAAGAAAGTTTTCCCGGATATGCCAGTTTCTCTTGTGGATGAACGATTTACTTCAAAGATTGCTACCCGTGCCATTTTAGATTCAGGAGCAAAAAAGAAGGAGCGTATGAACAAAGAACTGGTGGATATGGTTAGTGCATCGCTGATTTTGCAAAGCTATCTCGAGGCACGTAGTTATAGAAAAAACGATTAG
- a CDS encoding LytTR family DNA-binding domain-containing protein — protein MLRAVVVDDEVAAIKSIELIAQRFCPEIQVVASAMSVETGLELILNVNPDLVFLDVQMPRGTGFDLLEAIPDRKFDIIFITAYHYYAVKAFKYSAIDYLLKPIVIEEMIDAVRKVKKTREEKISNKSKYIALFDNLNTVLPNKLIIPHSAGFEHIDLNKILYLEQAGSAATVYTVDGLQWLSTKDLNEFEEILVERSFFKISHTVLVNLVHVAKVNKSIKNLTLLDGKTITVAPARMASLLEQIEKLWHN, from the coding sequence ATGCTTCGCGCAGTTGTTGTTGATGATGAGGTTGCAGCGATTAAGTCAATTGAGTTAATCGCTCAACGATTTTGTCCTGAAATACAGGTTGTTGCATCAGCAATGTCGGTTGAGACTGGGTTGGAATTAATTCTCAATGTGAATCCTGACTTAGTTTTTTTGGATGTCCAGATGCCTCGAGGAACAGGTTTTGATCTTCTTGAGGCAATTCCTGATAGAAAGTTTGATATTATTTTTATTACTGCTTACCACTACTATGCAGTAAAGGCTTTTAAATATAGTGCTATTGATTATCTTCTTAAGCCCATTGTGATTGAGGAGATGATTGATGCGGTGAGGAAGGTAAAAAAAACGCGGGAAGAAAAAATAAGCAATAAGTCAAAGTATATTGCCCTTTTTGATAACCTCAATACTGTTTTACCCAATAAGTTAATCATACCGCATTCTGCTGGATTTGAACATATTGACCTTAACAAAATACTCTACTTGGAGCAAGCGGGAAGTGCAGCCACAGTGTATACGGTTGACGGCCTCCAATGGCTGTCGACAAAGGATCTAAACGAATTTGAGGAAATTTTGGTTGAGCGTAGCTTTTTTAAAATTAGCCACACTGTGCTAGTAAATCTGGTACACGTTGCTAAGGTAAATAAATCGATTAAAAACCTCACTCTTTTGGATGGGAAGACTATTACAGTGGCTCCCGCAAGAATGGCATCGTTGCTAGAGCAAATAGAAAAGTTATGGCATAATTAA